The nucleotide sequence GGGTGGCTGGGTTCGTCCGGGACGCGGCAGGTGTCGAAACCCCGGCGGTACTGGCCGGGAAGCGGCCACTCGTGCTCCCGTCGCCGGCCGGGGCCGTACCCGGAACGGAGGGACCGTCGGCGGTGAGCGTCAGCGACGACGGCCGGGTGGTCGGCGGGCTCGTCTCGGTCGCCCCGGCGGACGCCGCCACCGCCGCCGTCCGCTGGACCTGCGAATAGCCCACGGGTGCGGCGGAGGTCTTCCACGGTCGCCGGGATCACGGCTGAAAATACGAGGTGAGAACGATCGGCCATCGCCTATCCTCCGGATGCCGGCCACCGGACGGGGCGGGACCGGTGCGGGCGGGGCCCGCTTCTCGACGCCCCGCCTCCAGATTCGGGATCCCGATGCGCATATCGTTCCTGCGCCGCATCACACTGTCCGGTGTGGCCAGTCACCACCGGCGTCCGCCGCACCGGCCGGCAGCGCCGCGACCGGCACCATCAGCGGTCGACTGACCACGAGTGCCGGCGCTGGTGCCGCGAACACCTGGATCGGCCTCTACGAGGCCGAGGACATCAGATTCGTCGACGGTGCCACCACCGGGGACGACGGCCGGTACACCTTCGAGGGCGTCGCCGCCGGTGCGTACCGGCTCCAGTTCGCGCCGGACCACGGCAACGGTCCCCAGCAGTACTACCGGCAGAAGTCGGAGTTCTGGGACGCCGACCCGGTCACCGTCACGGCTGGTGCCACCACCACGGCCGACGACGTGCTGTTCAGCACCGGCACCGTCACCGGACAGCTCCGCACGGCGACCGGCGAACCCGCCCCGGGGATGTACGTCACCGTCCGCGACGACGAGAGCGGCGCCTCGTCCGGCGGGCTGACCGACGACGGCAGGTACCGGATCGCTGCCCTGCTCCGTCCGGCCGGAGCAGGGCGGCGACCGTTGACGGTCTAGATCGACCCTGGCTAAAGTCTGCCCGACACGGCCGACGAGAGGTTTCACCATCACATCGCTGACGCTGCCCCAGCCCGCCGGGCGGGCGCCGGAGTTCGGCCGGGACGCCCTGATCGTCTGCGAGAGCCTGGTCCGGATCTACCAGACCGGGTCGATCGAGGTGCAGGCGTTGCAGGGGCTGGACCTCGTCGTGCAGGGCGGCGAGATGATCGCCGTCGTCGGGGCGTCCGGGTCGGGCAAGTCGACACTGCTCTCCATCCTCGCCGGAATCGACGCACCCACCGCCGGGCGGGCCCGGGTCGACCGCTGGGACCTGCTGGCGATGTCCCGGGCGGACCGGGTCCGCTACCGGCGGCACACCGTCGGCTTCGTCCGGCAGCAGAGCACGAGCAATCTCGTGCCGTACCTGACCGCGCGGCAGATGGTCGACCTGCCGATGACCGCGGCCCGCACGCCGGCCCGTACCCGCCGGTCCCGGGCCGCCGACCTGCTGGACGCCCTCGGGGTCGCCGACTGCGCCGACCGGCGTCCGGGGCAGATGTCGGGCGGGCAGCAGATGCGGGTCGCCGTCGCGGTCGCCCTCGCCAACCAGCCCCGAGTGCTGCTGGCCGACGAGCCGACCGGTGAGTTGGACAGCGTCACCTCGGCCGAGGTCTTCGACGCGCTGCGGGACGTCAACCGGCAACTCGGCGTCACCGTCGTCGTGGTGACCCACGATCCCGAGGTCAGCGGCAGGGTCGAGCGGACCGTGGCGATCCGCGACGGGCGTACCAGCAGCGAGGTGCTGCGCCGTTCGGCGACCGGTGCCGACGGCGACGTGCGGATGGTCGCCGAGGAGTACGCCGTGATGGACCGTGCCGGCCGGGTCCAGGTGCCCCGCGAGTACCGCGAGGCGCTGGCGCTGACCAGGCGGGTGCGGCTCGCCCTGGAGGCGGACCACGTCGAGATCCGCCCGGACGGCGGCGACCGTGCCGCAGGCCCGCCCGACCCCGACGACCGTTCATGACCACCGACGCGCTGCTCGCCGTCCGGGGCGTCCGCCGGAGCTTCGGTTCCGGGCCGACGGCCGTGCACGCGTTGCGGGACGTGTCGTTCGACGTCGAACCCGGCACCATGGTCGCCCTGGTCGGCCGCTCCGGCTCCGGCAAGACCACCCTGCTCAACATCGTCGGCGGGCTGGACCGGCCGGACTCCGGCACGGTCGTCGTCGACGGTACCGAGGTGACCGCCCTCGACGAGGACGGGCTGTCCCGGCTCCGGCGCGGAACGGTCAGCTACGTCTTCCAGACGTTCGGACTGATCCCGGTGCTGTCGGCGGCGGAGAACGTCGGCGCCCCGCTGCGCCTGGCCCGTACCCCGACCCGGGAGCGGGAGCGTCGGGTCGAGCTGTTGCTGGAGCTGGTGGGCCTGGCCGACCACGCCGAGCAGCGTCCCGGCGAACTCTCCGGCGGCCAGCAGCAGCGGGTGGCGATCGCCCGGGCGCTGGCCGCCTCACCCCGGTTGCTGATCGCCGACGAGCCGACCGGGCAGTTGGACGCCGAGACGGGCCTGTCGGTGATGTCGCTGCTGCGCGGGGTGGTGGAGTCCGAGGGTGTCACGGCGCTGGTCTCCACCCACGACCCGGTGATGATGGCGTTGGCGGATCGGGTGGTCCAGATCCGGGACGGCCGACTCGACGACACCCCGCCCGACGCCGAGCCCGGCGGGCGCGGACCCGGCGACCAGCCCGGCCGGTGCGGACCCGGCGACCAGCCGGGCGCGGCCGGCACCGGAGGCACGGCGGGCCGGAGCAACGGGTGCTGAGGTTGCTCGGGCTTCGTGCCCGTGCGCAGTGGCCGATGCTCGCGGCCCTGCTGGCGGTGGTCACACTCGGCGCGACGCTGCTCGGCACCTGCGCGCTGCTGGTCACCCGGACCGCCGATCGGGCCTTCGAGGTCGCCGCCGGCCGGGCCGCCCCGGCAGAGGTCGGCGTCACCGCCTACACCGTCGACGTGCGGAGAGCCGACACCGGCTCGGTGGCCACCGACACCCGCGAACTGCTGACCTCGACCCTCGCCCCGTTCTCCGCGACGACGGCGACCCGGGCGTCGTCCGAGTTCCGGCTGCTGCCGGAGAGCCTGGTCGACCAGAGCGGCGTCCTGCACGAGACGTACCTGTCGGCGATGGACGACCTGCCGGCCCGGACCGAGCTGGTCGACGGGCGGTGGCCACGGGCCGCCGGCGGGGCCGTCCCGGTGGAGGCCGTCCTGCTCGAACCGATGGCCCGGCGGCTCGGCCTCGCCCTCGGCAGTCGGGTCCGGCTCGGCGCGGAGCTGGACCGGGAGCCTGCGCCGCCGGTCGAGGTGGTCGTCGTCGGCGTGGTACGCCCGCTGCCCGGCACCGGTTGGGAGCGCGACCCGCTCGGCGGGGCCGGCTACGATCCCGCCTTCGGCGACGGGCGCTTCCTGCAACCGGTGCACGCCTACGGGCCGGTGGTCGTCGCGCTGCCCGACCTGCTCTCCGGCGCGCACACGGTGACCCGGATGGAGATCACCGCCCAGCCGGACCTCTCCGACGCGACCGGTCACGACCTGGAAACCGTCGCCGCCGCGGCCCGCGGTGCCGACCGGCGGTTGGCGGGAATCCTCGGCGACCGGGTGCGGATCGAGAACGTCGCCTCGCGGCTGCCCCAGACGTTGTCGGCCGCGCGTGCACAGCAGCGGGTCACCGCCGGTGCGGTGCTCGCCATCGCCCTGCTCGGCGGGCTGCTGACCGCCGCCGCTCTGGCCCTGGCCGGTCAGCTTACCGCCGGGGTACGCGCCGACGAGACCAGCCTGCTGTCGACGTTGGGCTTCGGCGGTGGTCGGCTCGCCGGTACGGCGGCTGCCGAGGGCGCCGGGTTGGCGCTGCTGGCCGCCGTGATCGCCGTTCCCGCCTCGTCCCTGCTGCATGCCGCCCTGACCCGGCTGCCACCACTTGCCGGCGCCGGCCTCGCCGGCCCGCCGCAGGTGACCGCCCCGCAGGTGCTGGTGGTGCTCGGCGGCGTACTGGTGCTCGCGGCGGTGCTGGTGGCCCGCGCAGCACGGCCGGTCGCCACGGCCGGCGACCGGCGACAGTCGGCTGGGCCGCTCGCCCGGTCCGGTGCCGACGTGCTGCTCGTGGCGTTCGGTGCCGTCGGCCTGTGGCAGCTGCACGCCCAGTCGACCGGCGCCGACACCCGGATCGACGCCGTCCGGGTGGTCGCACCGGCGCTGCTGCTGGCCGCCGGCGCGGTACTGGCGCTTCGCCTGGTGCCGCCCGCGCTGCGCGGTGTCGAGCGGGTGGCCCGGCGGACCCGGGGGCTGGCGCTTCCGCTGGCCGTGTTCGAGGCGGCCCGCCGGCCACAGGCGGTCGCCGCGGGCCTGCTGGTCGGCCTCACCTGTGCGGCCGGCACGTTCGGGGTCGGCTTCGGCGCCACCTGGGAGCGGTCGCAGCGCGACCAGGCAGACCTGTCGGTCGGCACCGACCTGGCGATCGCGTTGGCGGCCCCGCCGGTCGCCGGGCAGGGCGTGGGCGTCAGCGCCGCGACCGGGGGAGCGGTCAGCCCGGCCACCACCCGTGGGGTCGCCATCGGCCAGTGGCTGGGCAGTGCCGGCGACGCACCCCAGCTGGTCGCGGTGGACACCGGCCGGGCCGGCGCACTGCTCCGGGGGCGACTGGACGGCGACCGTGACTGGGCGGAGGTGGGGGCCGCGCTGGCGCCGCCGACCCGCGCCGTCGGAGTCGGCGTGCCGCCCGGGGCCGCACTGACCCTGAGCGGCACGGCGACCGGTGCCACCCCGCTCGTGGTGACCCCGCGACTGCTGTTGCAGGACGGTACGGGCCTGCGGACGACCTGCACCGGGGGACCCGTCCCGCTCGACGGCACGGTGCACCGGTTACCCGAGTGCGTGCCCGCCGACGGTCTGGAGCTGGTCGGACTCTCGTTGCCGATCGCGCCCGACCCGTCCGCCGGGGTACCCGACGGCGGCAACAGCCAGGTCGCCGTGACGCTGGCGGCGCCCGGTGCGCGGGCCACCACCGGTGCGGCGCCGTGGAGCGCCACCTCGGCCCCGCCCGCGCCCGAGATGCTCACCCACTCGGCGGTCGCGCTAGCCGGCACCGCCTCGGGCACCGAGCTGAGGATGACGACGACCGTCCAGCTCAGCGGCCCGCAGGACGCCGCCCGCGATCTCGTGGTGACCGCCTTTCCGGCGCCCGGACCGGTGCCCGTGGCCGTCTCGGCCCGGCTCGTCGACGAACTCGGGGTGCGCCGCGGCGCCGTGCTGAGCGTCGCGGCCGGCACCACCCCCGTGGCCGTCGCCGTCACCGAGGTGGTGCCCGAGGTGCCGGCCGCGCCCGGTGCGGTTGCCATCCTGGCCGACATCGACCTGCTCGCCCGTGCCCTGACGGTCGCCGGCAACCCGGAGTATCCGGTGGACGGCTACTGGGTCGGCCAACCAGCCCGGGCGGACGCGGCCGAGCGCGCCGCGGCCCTGCACGTCGGCACGGTGCGCAGTCGGGCGGCCGAGACCGACCGGCTCAGTGCCGGACCGTTGCGCGCCGGACTGCCGGCCGCGCTCCGGTTGCTCGTGCCAGCCGCCGCCCTGCTACTGCTGGCCGGTGTCGTCCTGCACGTTCTCGTCGACCTTCGGGCCCGGGCCGGCCAGGTGGCCCGGCTGCGGGCGTTGGGGCTGACCCGGCGGGAGGTCCGGGCGGTGCTGTTCGGCCAGTACGCCGGCCTGCTGCTGCCGCTGCTGATCGCGGGTACGGCCGTCGGTGCCCTCGGCACCGTCGCCGTCGCGCCGCCGCTGATCCGCTCCGACGCCGGTGCCGCACCTGTCCCGCCCGTCGCGCCGCAGTGGCCGTGGGCGGCCGAGTCGGCCCTGTTCGCCCTGCTGCTGACCGGTTGCCTGCTCGCGGTGGCGCTGGTGGTCGCCGTCCGGACCCGCCGCGCCGGGGCCGGGTACCTCCGGGTGGGCTCGTGATCCGGCGGTGGCTGCCCGCGCCGGGTCGGTTCGTGATCCGGCGCTGGCTGCCCGCACCGCACTGGCCGACGGTGCGCGGCCGGCCCCGGTTCGACGCCGGGCCGCTGCTGCTGACCGCGGTCGTCGTCGCCTCCGTCGTAGGGTTCGCCGGCGCCGTGCCGCCGCTGATCCGGGCCACCGCCGACAGTGCCGTGCAGGACGCGGTACGTCAGGCCGGCGACGATGCGGTGGTCCGGGTACACGCGGGTTGGGAGCCGGACGCCGGGCCGAACGGCGGGCGGGTCCGGGACCCGTACCTCGCCGAGACCGTCGACGACCTGGGCGGGATGGCCGAGGACGAACTCGGGCCCGAGCTGGCGGCGATGCTGCGGCCACCCGTCACCACCGTCACCAGCGGCACCTTGAAGATCACCGACGGAAGCGTGCAACGCACCTTCCAGCTCAGCTATCTCGGCGGCGGTGCCGCCTCGACCGGCGGCGGTCCGGGCGTCACCTGGATCGCGGGCGGGGCGCCCCGGGCGGTCGTCCCGGAGTGGCAGAACCGGATCGAGGTCCCGTACGGTGGGCCGCCCTGGCCGGTGCAGGTCGGCCTGTCGAAGACGGACGCCGAAGCGCTCGGCGTCGGCCCCGGTGACCGCATCCCCCTCGAAGACCAGCAGCGGAACGAAAAACACGTCCAGGTCAGCGGCATCTTCGAGGCGACCGATCCGGACGATCCGGCCTGGCAGCTCGCGCCGTGGCTGTTGCGGCCCGTGCCCGGGGTGGACGGGGTGGGCAGCACCCGGCTCGCCGGGCTGCTCTCCGCCGACTCGCTGCCGGACGCCCGGCTCGCCTTCGAGGACGACGAGCTGGACCGGGTCGTCTGGTTCGGTCCGGACCCCGAGGCGCTCGGCCAGGATTCCGCCGCGCGGGTCGCCGCGACCGTGGTCGCCCTGAAGAGCACCTCCGGTTCGTACGCCGCCTATGGCGGCACGCTGCGCTGGGAGACCCGGCTCGACAACGTGCTACGTGATGTCCGGACCCGGATCGCCGCCGCCACCGCGCAGGCGTCGGTACTGCTCATCGGGGTGCTGACCGTCGCGGTACTGGTGCTGCTGCTCGCCGCCGACCTGCTGGTCCGGCGCCGCGCCCCGGCGCTGGCCGCCGCCCGGCAGCGCGGGGTCGCCCTGCCGGATCTCGGCACGGAACTGCTTGTCGAGTCCACCTTACTGGCGCTGGGGGCCGCCGCGGTCGGGCTCGGGCTGGCCGCTGCCGTGGCCCCGGATGTCTCGTTGGGCTGGGCGGCCCCGGTGGTCCTCGCCGCCGTCGCCGCCAGTCCGGTGCTCGGCACGCTCGCCGCCGCCCGGGCCATCCGGGGGCGGCGCGTCCTGGCCAACCGGGCGGCCCGCCGTTGGGTCCGCCGCACCGGCGAAATCCGCCGGGCCACCCTGGAGGCCGGGCTGGTGGCCGCCGCGGTGGCCGCGTTCGTCGCACTGCACCAGCGCGGAATCCTGCCGGCGGTGCCGGCCGGCGCGCCGATCGGTCCGGACGCCGGTCAGGACGACGGCCTGGCGCTGCCGGCGAGTGCGCCGGCACTCGGTGCGCTCGCCGGTGCGCTCGTCCTGCTCCGGCTGCTGCCGGTCGGCACCCGCCTCGCGCTGCGGCGCTCCCTGCGGTCCGGCCGCCCGCTCGTGGTGTTCGGTGCCGCGCGGGCGGCCGCGACCTCGGCCCGGGTGCTTCCGCTGCTGCTCCTAGTGACCGCCGTCGCGCTGGCGGCGTTCACGGTCACGCTCCAGGCCACGGTCGTCCGGGGGCTGACGGCCGGCGCGTGGCGTACGGTCGGCGCCGACGCCCGACTCGACGTCGTCTCGGCGGACGCCGCCGCCACCGCAGGGGCCGCGCAGCGGATCGCCGCCGCGCCCGGGGTCCGGCAGGTGGTTGTCGCGGAGGTGACCGACGGGGACCGGATCACCGCCGATTCGGCGGTTGTCACGCCGCGTCTGATCATCGTCGACGCCGCCGCGTTCCGGCGGCTGCTGGCCACGACGCCGCTGCCGGACGGGCCGGAACTCGACCGGCTCGCCGCGCCCGGCTCCGGTCCCGTGCCAGCGCTGGTGAGTTCCGCCGACGGCCGACTGCGGCCCGGCATGCGGTTGGAACTGCGCCACCGGGACGGCCCGGCCGTACCGCTCGCGGCGGTCGGCACCGCGCCGACCGTCGGCGACGTCGACGACGTGGTCGTCGTCGACGCCGCCGCCGTTGCCGCCGCCGGTGTCCCGGTCGTGCCGAACACGGTGTGGG is from Micromonospora sp. WMMD1102 and encodes:
- a CDS encoding carboxypeptidase regulatory-like domain-containing protein: MPATGRGGTGAGGARFSTPRLQIRDPDAHIVPAPHHTVRCGQSPPASAAPAGSAATGTISGRLTTSAGAGAANTWIGLYEAEDIRFVDGATTGDDGRYTFEGVAAGAYRLQFAPDHGNGPQQYYRQKSEFWDADPVTVTAGATTTADDVLFSTGTVTGQLRTATGEPAPGMYVTVRDDESGASSGGLTDDGRYRIAALLRPAGAGRRPLTV
- a CDS encoding ABC transporter ATP-binding protein; the protein is MTLPQPAGRAPEFGRDALIVCESLVRIYQTGSIEVQALQGLDLVVQGGEMIAVVGASGSGKSTLLSILAGIDAPTAGRARVDRWDLLAMSRADRVRYRRHTVGFVRQQSTSNLVPYLTARQMVDLPMTAARTPARTRRSRAADLLDALGVADCADRRPGQMSGGQQMRVAVAVALANQPRVLLADEPTGELDSVTSAEVFDALRDVNRQLGVTVVVVTHDPEVSGRVERTVAIRDGRTSSEVLRRSATGADGDVRMVAEEYAVMDRAGRVQVPREYREALALTRRVRLALEADHVEIRPDGGDRAAGPPDPDDRS
- a CDS encoding FtsX-like permease family protein — translated: MLRLLGLRARAQWPMLAALLAVVTLGATLLGTCALLVTRTADRAFEVAAGRAAPAEVGVTAYTVDVRRADTGSVATDTRELLTSTLAPFSATTATRASSEFRLLPESLVDQSGVLHETYLSAMDDLPARTELVDGRWPRAAGGAVPVEAVLLEPMARRLGLALGSRVRLGAELDREPAPPVEVVVVGVVRPLPGTGWERDPLGGAGYDPAFGDGRFLQPVHAYGPVVVALPDLLSGAHTVTRMEITAQPDLSDATGHDLETVAAAARGADRRLAGILGDRVRIENVASRLPQTLSAARAQQRVTAGAVLAIALLGGLLTAAALALAGQLTAGVRADETSLLSTLGFGGGRLAGTAAAEGAGLALLAAVIAVPASSLLHAALTRLPPLAGAGLAGPPQVTAPQVLVVLGGVLVLAAVLVARAARPVATAGDRRQSAGPLARSGADVLLVAFGAVGLWQLHAQSTGADTRIDAVRVVAPALLLAAGAVLALRLVPPALRGVERVARRTRGLALPLAVFEAARRPQAVAAGLLVGLTCAAGTFGVGFGATWERSQRDQADLSVGTDLAIALAAPPVAGQGVGVSAATGGAVSPATTRGVAIGQWLGSAGDAPQLVAVDTGRAGALLRGRLDGDRDWAEVGAALAPPTRAVGVGVPPGAALTLSGTATGATPLVVTPRLLLQDGTGLRTTCTGGPVPLDGTVHRLPECVPADGLELVGLSLPIAPDPSAGVPDGGNSQVAVTLAAPGARATTGAAPWSATSAPPAPEMLTHSAVALAGTASGTELRMTTTVQLSGPQDAARDLVVTAFPAPGPVPVAVSARLVDELGVRRGAVLSVAAGTTPVAVAVTEVVPEVPAAPGAVAILADIDLLARALTVAGNPEYPVDGYWVGQPARADAAERAAALHVGTVRSRAAETDRLSAGPLRAGLPAALRLLVPAAALLLLAGVVLHVLVDLRARAGQVARLRALGLTRREVRAVLFGQYAGLLLPLLIAGTAVGALGTVAVAPPLIRSDAGAAPVPPVAPQWPWAAESALFALLLTGCLLAVALVVAVRTRRAGAGYLRVGS
- a CDS encoding ABC transporter permease, producing MIRRWLPAPGRFVIRRWLPAPHWPTVRGRPRFDAGPLLLTAVVVASVVGFAGAVPPLIRATADSAVQDAVRQAGDDAVVRVHAGWEPDAGPNGGRVRDPYLAETVDDLGGMAEDELGPELAAMLRPPVTTVTSGTLKITDGSVQRTFQLSYLGGGAASTGGGPGVTWIAGGAPRAVVPEWQNRIEVPYGGPPWPVQVGLSKTDAEALGVGPGDRIPLEDQQRNEKHVQVSGIFEATDPDDPAWQLAPWLLRPVPGVDGVGSTRLAGLLSADSLPDARLAFEDDELDRVVWFGPDPEALGQDSAARVAATVVALKSTSGSYAAYGGTLRWETRLDNVLRDVRTRIAAATAQASVLLIGVLTVAVLVLLLAADLLVRRRAPALAAARQRGVALPDLGTELLVESTLLALGAAAVGLGLAAAVAPDVSLGWAAPVVLAAVAASPVLGTLAAARAIRGRRVLANRAARRWVRRTGEIRRATLEAGLVAAAVAAFVALHQRGILPAVPAGAPIGPDAGQDDGLALPASAPALGALAGALVLLRLLPVGTRLALRRSLRSGRPLVVFGAARAAATSARVLPLLLLVTAVALAAFTVTLQATVVRGLTAGAWRTVGADARLDVVSADAAATAGAAQRIAAAPGVRQVVVAEVTDGDRITADSAVVTPRLIIVDAAAFRRLLATTPLPDGPELDRLAAPGSGPVPALVSSADGRLRPGMRLELRHRDGPAVPLAAVGTAPTVGDVDDVVVVDAAAVAAAGVPVVPNTVWAAGPGAARAVTDNAAVGDTAVRAEVLAERRNAPLSLGLLRLGWVSAAMLLAMGLLGLALGAAASAPERWQTLTRLRTLGLRPVDARWVAAGELLPPVAVAAVGGPLLGVLLASQLPGPLALRRLTGQAADPALALPWWQLGLLVAALVVAAVSVLRIEFALRRRWRLGEVLRAGGG